The genomic stretch ATGAAAAAAACCCCGTTCTTTCGAACCGAGCGCCCTGCTTTGGATGGTTACGGGGGCTTCTATGCCCAGGGAGTTTTTTACGGCAAGAGCCGATATCACAGGAGGGACTGCGAAATCCCTTATGTCGGCCAGATTCATGAGATTTCTTGAGACAGCGCATGGTCCGTGGGAGGGGATGGCGACATTGATTTTTTCATAAATACCGAGGCGCGTATTAAAAAGCTTTCGGAAACAGTAAAGCTCCATTGCTATTTTGTTTTCCCGAATTTTGTCAGGAATGCAGAGCGTGAGGGCCAGGTCCGCATTCTTTGAAAGGATTGATTTGGCGAGTTGATTGATCACCGGGGCAAGGTCGCCTGTCATATCGCCGTCGACGAAAATCACACAGTCGGCGTTATTTTTGAGGGCGTAGAAGACGCCGACTGCCCTGGGGATGTCATATCCTAAAGGTTCTTCGAAAATTAATAAATCCACGGTGGGGATGTTTTTTTCTTTAATTTCTTGCAGCGTTCCATCACTGCTGCCGTTTAGGACGACCAAAATCCGGTCTACCGGCGCCTTTGACAAGGTTTCCAAAACTTTTGAAATTCTTCCCTTTTCATCCTTAGCAGGCACCACCGCTATATTCAATATTGCTCACCACCCTTGTCGTTAACACGGCTGTTTCTCTTAACATATTATGTATTAGCAGCTCAAAGATTTCATCGGGGCAGTCGAAAAGAGGTGGAAAGCCGAATGGTGAGGGTAGGGGATGTGGTGGCTAGGATTTCCTACGGGAAAGATGTGTTTTTTAAGGTGATCGAAATAAGAGAGGAGAAAAAAATCGCCGTATTGAAAGGTATAAACGTCAGGATAATTGCCGATGCCCCTTTCGATGACCTCGTTCATCCCTCCCCGGCGGAAGTGCGTGAGTACAGAAAGGAGTATATTAAAAAGGCAAATGAATGCATGGAGAGAATTTTTTACCGCCGGGAACTGGAGATCAGCAGATTAAATCGGGGAAATTCTGAAGAAAACGATTTTTTTTATATACCTGGGAGAGTGCTCCATGTGGACGGTGACCAGGACTATCTGGAATTTTGCCTTTCCACTTACAAACAACTGGAAATAGAAGCCTACGGCGTGAATCTGGCTGAAAAAGACCAGCCCAAAAAAATAAAAGAGCTGGTGATGGAGTACAATCCCGATATCCTGGTGATAACGGGTCACGACGGCCTTTTGAAAAACAGGAGCGATTTTAAAAACGTGGATGCCTACAGGAATTCTAAATATTTCATAGAGACCGTCAGGGAGGTCAGGAGATATCAGCCTTCGCTGGACGATCTGGTGATTTTCGCCGGTGCCTGCCAATCCCACTACGAAGAGCTCATAAAAGCGGGGGCCAATTTTGCAAGTTCCCCTCACCGGGTATTTATTCACGCCCTTGACCCCGTTTTTGTAATCGAAAAAATAGCGTATACGCCTTTCGACCAGGTCGTCTCGGTACAGGATGTGATAGATGCCACCATAACAGGTATTAAAGGCATAGGAGGGGTCAAGACGAGGGGTAAACTGAGGCAAGGATTGCCCCGTTCTCCTTACGAATAACGAGGTGGTGCGCATTATGGAAGGAGAAGAAATAAATGTAAAGATTAAAATGTTCGATGTCGTGGGAAAAAAAGAAAATGTACTCGATATGGAAAAGTACGTGGAAGGTGCCGTCGCCTTTGCCATGCCGGCGGAATTTCCTTTAGAAGCCTTAAAAGCTCAGGCGGTGTGCTCGAGGACTATAGCGGTAAGAAGGATGACTGTTTTCGGCGGCAGCGGATGCCGCAGGCACCCCGGCTTTGAAGTCTGCACCGACCCGGAGCATTGCCAGGGTTTTTTAGATGAAGAAGAAAGAAGAATACTCTGGGGTGCGAGGTTTGAGGAGTACAGCAGTAAAGTCAAAGAGGCAGTCATGGATACTGCAGGTATTATCCTGACTTATAACGGCAAGCCCATCGAGGCCGTGTATCACCGGGCGTGCGGGGGGAGTACCGAGGATTCGGAAAACGTCTGGGGCAACAGTGTAAGCTATCTGAGAAGGGTGGAGTGCGATTATTGCAAGAATTCCGCCGAATGGCGCACAGTAAGAACTTTTTCTGAGAAGCAGCTCAAAAATAAACTTGGCATAGCTTTAGATGAAGCCAGGTTCGATAAAAGTCGGGTTCCTGGCATCATAGATAATGTTCAAAGCACAAAGTCTGGAAGAATTAGGAAGATAAAAATAGGA from Caldanaerovirga acetigignens encodes the following:
- a CDS encoding glycosyltransferase; its protein translation is MNIAVVPAKDEKGRISKVLETLSKAPVDRILVVLNGSSDGTLQEIKEKNIPTVDLLIFEEPLGYDIPRAVGVFYALKNNADCVIFVDGDMTGDLAPVINQLAKSILSKNADLALTLCIPDKIRENKIAMELYCFRKLFNTRLGIYEKINVAIPSHGPCAVSRNLMNLADIRDFAVPPVISALAVKNSLGIEAPVTIQSRALGSKERGFFHAKKIADTIIGDIIEAMNYFEGKPRTRTLGSKQYQGFNPLRRFDLLENFIKAFT
- the yabG gene encoding sporulation peptidase YabG, whose translation is MVRVGDVVARISYGKDVFFKVIEIREEKKIAVLKGINVRIIADAPFDDLVHPSPAEVREYRKEYIKKANECMERIFYRRELEISRLNRGNSEENDFFYIPGRVLHVDGDQDYLEFCLSTYKQLEIEAYGVNLAEKDQPKKIKELVMEYNPDILVITGHDGLLKNRSDFKNVDAYRNSKYFIETVREVRRYQPSLDDLVIFAGACQSHYEELIKAGANFASSPHRVFIHALDPVFVIEKIAYTPFDQVVSVQDVIDATITGIKGIGGVKTRGKLRQGLPRSPYE